The Neurospora crassa OR74A linkage group IV, whole genome shotgun sequence genome has a segment encoding these proteins:
- a CDS encoding alpha-1,6-mannosyltransferase Och1 — MSSAFCSSSASSSVHHQPRGRHFFVLPFLLSRLWSLIHSLPSSTRQLSPPSSSRVLTLDATRFKGCSLVHLPVMIAKLVSPLGSPKLAATTAQFRNRLPTQFRRGAPLYIAVVVFVLFLLNVTLFHSGVQDTTFVLPHVATKHNIPKYTRAEFPRKIWQTWKVNPLAFEQRDLDTARSWVGQNPSYRYEVLTDSNDMQYVEWHFGPDGFNRPDIVNFYRSVKAAIVKADLLRYLVMYAEGGLYADIDVEALKPLSKFVPERYDMADIDMVIGVEIDEPDWKDHPILGPKSRSFCQWTFMCKPQLPVMMRLIEQIMTWLNGVAKEQGVPLAEVKLDFDQIISGTGPSAFTNAIIAEMNDASHNPGKPITWDTFHDLGESKLVSRVLVLTVEAFAAGQGHSNSGNHDARAALVKHHYHASNWPSRHPRYKHPAYGEVEQCNWVDECVKKWDENVAAWGKLSEAEQKSILAEKERKEKEREEQRKKEEEERKKKEEEDRKKKEEEDRRKKEEEEAKAGKEKAAKKNAGKGNEKAAKDNKP, encoded by the exons ATGTCTTCGGCCTTttgttcctcctccgcaTCTTCATCGgtccatcatcaaccccgAGGGCGCCACTTTTTTGttctccctttcctcctctcgcGACTTTGGTCCTTGATTCACTCGCTCCCATCCTCTACTCGCCAACTCTcgccgccatcatcgtcgcgTGTCCTTACACTTGATGCCACTCGCTTCAAGGGCTGCAGTCTGGTGCACCTGCCCGTGATGATCGCCAAGTTGGTATCACCGTTGGGCTCTCCCAAGTTGGCTGCCACAACGGCGCAATTCCGAAATCGTTTGCCGACCCAATTTCGGCGCGGCGCGCCTCTTTACATCGCCGTTGTCGTTTTcgtccttttccttttgaACGTAACACTCTTTCACTCAGGTGTCCAAGACACAACGTTCGTTCTCCCTCACGTCGCGACCAAGCATAATATTCCCAAGTACACGCGCGCTGAGTTTCCGCGAAAGATATGGCAGACTTGGAAAGTCAATCCGCTTGCGTTTGAGCAACGCGATCTCGACACCGCGCGGTCCTGGGTGGGACAGAACCCCTCATACCGATACGAAGTTCTGACCGACAGCAATGACATGCAGTACGTCGAGTGGCATTTCGGCCCCGACGGATTCAACCGACCCGATATCGTCAACTTTTACCGAAGCGTCAAGGCTGCAATTGTCAAGGCCGATCTCTTGCGGTACCTAGTCATGTACGCTGAGGGCGGTCTTTATGCCGACATCGATGTTGAAGCCCTCAAGCCGCTTTCGAAATTTGTGCCGGAGCGGTACGACATGGCTGATATTGATATGGTCATTGGTGTCGAAATCGACGAGCCGGACTGGAAGGACCATCCCATTCTTGGACCCAAGTCCCGCTCGTTTTGTCAGTGGACTTTCATGTGCAAGCCGCAACTGCCAGTCATGATGAGGCTGATTGAGCAAATCATGACCTGGCTGAACGGGGTTGCTAAAGAGCAAGGTGTGCCGCTTGCTGAAGTCAAGCTCGATTTTGACCAGATCATCAGCGGAACAGGCCCATCAGCCTTCACCAACGCCATCATCGCCGAGATGAACGATGCCAGCCATAATCCGGGTAAACCGATCACCTGGGATACGTTCCACGATCTGGGGGAATCCAAGCTTGTGAGCCGCGTTTTGGTCTTGACGGTTGAGGCCTTTGCTGCTGGCCAGGGCCATTCCAACTCGGGCAACCATGACGCGCGCGCCGCCCTGGTAAAGCACCACTACCACGCCTCGAATTGGCCCAGCCGACACCCGAGATATAAACACCCGGCATACGGTGAGGTCGAACAGTGTAACTGGGTTGACGAATGTGTCAAGAAGT GGGACGAAAACGTTGCCGCTTGGGGCAAACTCTCGGAAGCCGAACAGAAGAGCATTCTCGCCGAGAAGgaacgaaaagaaaaggagcgTGAGGAACagcggaagaaggaggaagaggagcgcaaaaagaaggaagaggaggatcgtaagaagaaagaagaagaagacaggaggaaaaaggaagaagaggaggctaAGGCAGGTAAAGAAAAGGCAGCCAAGAAGAATGCCGGTAAAGGGAACGAGAAGGCGGCAAAGGACAACAAACCTTAG
- a CDS encoding uracil permease yields MAEKLSAVRRWSKRLAVEAEPGLTTAQLMLTNHDLKPVEAERRTWGAWNFVGFWIADSFNINTWMISSSMMFNGLSWWQSWLCVWIGYAISGCFICLTGRIGATYHIGFPVASRSSFGIWGSFWPVLNRAAMACIWYGVQAYIGGHCVYLMIRSIWKAWDRDTIPNTFSPTSGTTTADFVSFFIFWLCSLPAIWFPVHKIRHLFTVKAYFVPSAAIAFMIWAIVRAGDIGPIIRQPSSLKGSDLAWEFVKGIMTSIANFATLIVNDPDFSRYARKPKDALWPQLLTIPTGFAITSLIGILVSSCSFSIYGEAVWDPLELLEKFLDEGNSAERFGVFVIAFAFSLAQLGTNIAANSVSAGADLTALLPRWINIRRGGYICAAVGLAMNPWTLLKSNNQFTTYLSAYSVFLSSIAGVIIFDYYVVRRGYLEIKELYDGRKTGPYYYTWGIHWRAYAAYIAGILINVVGFAGAVGRKVPIGATYIYNVNFFAGFLVSGGVYSLLCHFFPVPAVSDKWMEVGDEIEDLRVTYDSDGATGSGHEIYADPMVGKSYKLGADDSKIV; encoded by the exons ATGGCAGAGAAACTCAGCGCCGTAAGACGCTGGTCAAAACGGCTGGCCGTCGAGGCCGAGCCCGGGCTCACCACAGCCCAATTGATG TTGACGAACCACGACCTGAAGCCCGTGGAGGCCGAGCGTCGAACATGGGGTGCTTGGAACTTTGTCGGCTTTTGGATTGCTGACTCGTTCAACATCAACACGTGGATGATTTCGTCGTCCATGATGTTCAATGGCCTGTCATGGTGGCAATCGTGGCTGTGTGTTTGGATCGGTTATGCCATCTCGGGCTGCTTCATCTGCTTGACCGGCCGCATTGGTGCTACTTATCACATTGGTTTCCCCGTCGCCAGCAGATCCTCCTTCGGCATCTGGGGTAGCTTTTGGCCTGTCCTCAACAGAGCTGCCATGG CTTGTATATGGTATGGTGTTCAGGCTTATATCGGAGGTCACTGTGTGTATCTCATGATCCGATCCATCTGGAAGGCATGG GACCGTGACACGATTCCCAACACCTTCTCTCCTACATCAGGCACCACGACAGCCGACTTTGTctctttcttcatcttctggCTCTGCTCATTGCCCGCCATCTGGTTCCCTGTCCACAAAATCCGCCATCTGTTTACCGTCAAGGCCTACTTTGTCCCCTCCGCCGCCATTGCCTTCATGATCTGGGCCATTGTCCGTGCCGGCGACATTGGCCCCATCATTCGCCAGCCGTCTTCCCTGAAGGGCAGCGATCTTGCCTGGGAGTTTGTCAAGGGCATCATGACTTCGATCGCCAACTTTGCCACGCTCATCGTCAACGACCCGGACTTTTCTCGTTACGCCAGGAAGCCCAAAGACGCGCTCTGGCCCCAGCTCTTGACGATTCCCACGGGCTTCGCCATCACTTCGCTCATCGGTATTCTTGTCTCATCCTGTTCGTTTTCGATTTACGGCGAAGCTGTCTGGGATCCGCTCGAACTGCTGGAGAAATTTCTAGATGAAGGCAATTCGGCCGAGCGCTTCggcgtcttcgtcatcgctTTCGCCTTCTCGCTCGCCCAGCTCGGTACCAACATCGCCGCCAACTCGGTATCCGCCGGCGCTGATCTGACTGCCTTGTTGCCTCGCTGGATCAACATTCGCCGTGGCGGTTATATTTGCGCGGCGGTCGGTCTAGCGATGAACCCCTGGACCCTTCTCAAATCCAACAACCAGTTCACCACCTACCTCTCGGCCTATAGCGTATTCCTCTCCTCGATCGCCGGTGTCATAATCTTCGACTACTACGTTGTTCGCCGCGGTTATCTCGAAATCAAGGAACTCTACGATGGACGCAAAACCGGACCCTACTATTACACCTGGGGTATCCACTGGCGCGCCTATGCCGCCTACATTGCCGGTATTTTGATCAACGTGGTCGGCTTTGCCGGAGCAGTTGGAAGGAAAGTTCCGATTGGAGCCACCTACATTTACAACGTCAACTTCTTTGCCGGTTTTCTCGTCTCTGGTGGCGTTTACTCGCTTCTTTGCCACTTCTTCCCCGTCCCGGCCGTTAGCGACAAGTGGATGGAAGTTGGTGACGAGATTGAGGACCTCAGGGTTACGTACGACAGCGACGGCGCGACCGGAAGTGGTCATGAAATTTATGCTGATCCCATGGTTGGAAAGTCCTACAAACTGGGTGCAGATGACAGCAAGATTGTCTAG
- a CDS encoding U3 small nucleolar ribonucleoprotein Lcp5 — protein sequence MAAPATLPALLDTLTKSLTSTLELAPKLSTVDPPKDGISLLDVKNELLLSYLQNLVFLILLKLRQARTGSQKKKNNGDDGESNDQDLDDLVVKKLVELRLYLEKGVRPLEDKLRYQIDKVLRAADDAERSAKQAEAAAKAAEEPDSEPEAAESGDEEEAAPSGQKLSDLQFRPNISSFVRNSGAPGSEEKPKIGVGKSTDASGVYRPPRIAPTVMPTTTTERRERAGDKKQLKSATLDEFIADEMSTAPVAEPSIGTTIVNFGRRTKTAAERKVEEERRTYEETNFVRLPTASKKDKARQRALEGRSSKMQFGGEDWRDLGAGVDRINRLTSGGRDRRGTKALLEKSRKRGFDTTDGPKGSGDGGFGMGERFQKRVKVMEGGRRDRGKKR from the coding sequence ATGGCGGCACCGGCAACCCTTCCAGCCCTGCTGGACACCCTTACCAAGTCTTTGACCTCCACCCTCGAACTCGCCCCCAAGCTCTCGACTGTTGACCCTCCCAAGGACGGCATTTCTCTTCTCGACGTCAAGAACGAgctccttctttcctaccTCCAGAACCTCGTCTTTCTTATTCTGCTGAAGCTTCGCCAGGCCCGCACCGGCtcccaaaagaagaagaacaatggcgatgatggagaaTCGAACGACCAAGACTTAGACGACTTGGTGGTCAAGAAGCTCGTCGAGCTTCGTCTCTACCTGGAGAAGGGTGTCCGCCCGCTTGAGGACAAGCTGCGCTACCAGATCGACAAGGTTTTGCGTGCCGCCGACGACGCTGAGCGCAGCGCCAAGCAAGCCGAGGCTGCTGCGAAGGCCGCCGAGGAGCCCGACTCTGAGCCCGAGGCCGCTGAATCtggcgacgaggaagaagccgcTCCCTCGGGCCAGAAGCTTTCCGACCTGCAATTCCGCCCCAACATCTCCTCGTTTGTCCGCAACTCCGGCGCCCCTGGCAGCGAAGAAAAGCCCAAGATCGGCGTGGGCAAGTCCACCGACGCCTCGGGCGTATACCGCCCTCCGCGCATTGCGCCGACTGTTAtgccgacgacaacgacggagCGTCGCGAGCGCGCGGGCGACAAGAAGCAGCTCAAGAGCGCGACGCTCGACGAGTTCATTGCGGACGAGATGTCGACGGCGCCTGTGGCCGAGCCCAGCATCGGTACGACCATTGTCAACTTTGGCCGGCGCACCAAGACGGCAGCGGAGCgcaaggtggaggaggagaggcgCACGTACGAAGAAACCAACTTTGTGCGTCTGCCGACGGCGagcaagaaggacaaggccaGGCAGCGCGCGCTCGAAggccgcagcagcaagatGCAGTTTGGTGGCGAGGACTGGCGCGATCTTGGCGCTGGCGTGGACCGTATCAACAGACTTACCTCTGGTGGCCGGGATCGCAGGGGGACCAAGGCTCTGTTGGAGAAGAGCAGGAAGCGTGGCTTTGATACCACTGATGGACCTAAGGGCAGTGGTGACGGTGGATTTGGTATGGGTGAGCGGTTCCAGAAGAGAGTCAAGGTGATGGAGGGCGGCAGGAGAGACAGGGGCAAGAAGAGGTGA
- a CDS encoding endosomal integral membrane protein, whose protein sequence is MQLKNHAPSGALLASLLVAPQIASAFYLPGVAPTTYKPGELVPLYVNSIRPVAAPDALLHSVVSYDYYQPHFQFCQPEGGPKSVGESLGSILFGDRIKTSPFELKIKQNETCKMLCPTTYKQGVAFYVNDKIRQGMSLNWLVDGLPAGQRIKDELTGTEFYNPGFLMGQVDAEDHVTFNNHYDILIEYHEVSGNPDQLRVVGVLVQPESKKYTKDVPKESTDVCLSNFEPLELKEDGETKVQFTYSVYWIPSQTAWATRWDKYLHVFDPKIHWFSLINSAVIVVFLTLTVVSVLVRALRKDIARYNRLDQINLDDLSGTSALEDGVQEDSGWKLVHGDVFRTPSYPMLLSVFLGNGAQLFVMTGFTIAFALLGFLSPSNRGSLGTIILFLYTILGFVGGYTSARIYKSMGGEKWKMNIILTPVLVPGIVFGTFFLLNLFLWAKESSGAVPFTTMLVIILIWFIISVPLSVTGSWLGFRAAPIEPPVRTNQIPRQIPPVTTYLKPIPSMLLVGILPFGAIFVELYFIMSSIWFSKIYYMFGFLFLCYGLMILTCATVTILMVYFLLCAENYNWQWRAFLAAGASAGYIFLNALIYWASKLSLSGLAGSVLYIGYSALISFLFFILTGSIGFFSSWWFVRKIYSSIKID, encoded by the exons ATGCAGCTCAAGAACCACGCGCCCTCCGGGGCGCTATTAGCTTCGCTGCTTGTAGCACCCCAAATCGCATCCGCTTTCTATCTTCCCGGTGTTGCGCCGACGACTTATAAGCCAGGCGAGCTGGTGCCTCTCTACGTAAACTCGATACGGCCGGTTGCCGCCCCCGATGCGCTTCTACACTCGGTCGTTTCCTATGACTACTACCAACCTCATTTCCAGTTCTGCCAGCCCGAAGGAGGGCCCAAGAGCGTGGGTGAGAGCTTGGGAAGCATCCTGTTCGGAGACAGGATCAAGACATCGCCCTTCGAGCTGAAGATAAAGCAAAACGAAACCTGCAAGATGCTATGTCCAACCACATACAAGCAAGGGGTTGCCTTTTACGTGAACGACAAGATTAGGCAGGGCATGAGCCTCAACTGGCTCGTGGACGGGCTTCCGGCAGGACAGAGAATCAAGGACGAGTTGACGGGCACCGAGTTCTATAACCCCGGCTTCCTCATGGGCCAGGTTGACGCGGAAGACCATGTTACCTTCAACAATCATTACGATATCCTTATCGAGTACCACGAGGTCAGCGGAAACCCAGATCAGCTTCGTGTTGTGGGCGTTTTGGTACAGCCAGAGTCCAAGAAGTACACCAAGGATGTTCCCAAGGAGAGCACCGATGTTTGTCTGTCGAACTTTGAACCGCTTGAGCTCAAGGAGGACGGCGAGACAAAGGTGCAGTTCACCTACAGTGTCTACTGGATTCCTTCCCAGACTGCTTGGGCAACTCGCTGGGACAAGTATCTCCACGTGTTCGACCCCAAGATTCACTGGTTCTCGCTCATCAACTCGGCCGTCATCGTCGTATTCCTCACCCTGACTGTCGTGTCCGTTTTGGTTCGTGCCCTGCGAAAGGATATTGCCCGCTACAACAGGCTCGACCAGATCAACTTGGACGATCTCTCTGGGACTTCTGCTCTCGAGGACGGTGTTCAGGAGGATTCCGGCTGGAAGCTCGTGCATGGCGATGTGTTCCGCACACCCTCCTACCCTATGCTCCTCTCCGTCTTTCTCGGTAACGGTGCCCAGCTCTTCGTCATGACTGGCTTCACCATCGCCTTTGCCCTTCTGGGTTTCCTCTCCCCGTCCAACCGTGGTTCTCTTGGcaccatcatcctcttcctctacaCCATCCTCGGCTTCGTGGGTGGCTACACTTCTGCGCGCATCTACAAGTCCATGGGCGgcgagaagtggaagatgaACATCATCCTAACCCCCGTTCTGGTGCCCGGTATCGTCTTCGGCACCTTTTTCCTCTTGAACCTCTTCCTGTGGGCTAAGGAGTCCTCGGGCGCCGTCCCCTTCACGACTAtgctcgtcatcatcctgaTCTGGTTCATCATCTCGGTCCCGCTCTCCGTCACCGGCTCCTGGCTCGGCTTCCGCGCCGCCCCCATCGAACCGCCCGTGCGTACCAACCAGATCCCACGCCAAATCCCGCCCGTGACCACGTACTTGAAGCCAATCCCAAGCATGCTCCTAGTTGGCATCCTGCCCTTTGGCGCCATCTTCGTGGAGCTCTACTTCATCATGAGCTCCATCTGGTTCAGCAAGATCTACTACATGTTCggcttcctgttcctgtgcTACGGCCTCATGATTCTCACTTGCGCCACCGTTACCATCTTGATGGTATATTTTTTGCTTTGCGCTGAGAACTATAACTGGCAGTGGCGCGCCTTTTTGGCGGCGGGTGCGAGCGCTGGTTATATTTTCTTAAACGCCCTTATCTACTGGGCCAGCAAGCTCTCGCTGAGCGGGCTTGCCGGCAGTGTGCTGTATATCGGTTATAGCGCGTTGATCtcgttcctcttcttcatccttaCTG GCTCGATTGGTTTCTTCTCCAGCTGGTGGTTCGTTCGCAAGATCTACTCTTCCATCAAGATCGACTAA
- a CDS encoding alpha-1,2 glucosyltransferase alg-10 — MMDALRVLLETSTFNEVLRGLAISILLAKLTQSTTSSSKSQGSTFITASGFILIYFFARSWLALVNHYAPEPYLDEVFHIPQAQTYCEGRYHEWDNKITTPPGLYLLSVGWHKLVRLVECTPSSLRSNNLVATLLIALIALSCRRRIEAQTAVGIEKSAVSFYAYHTAINIALFPVIFFFSGLYYTDVASTLVMLVAYWNHLNRVASHSEKPGFLNGLWTVVLGVAALFMRQTNVFWVVVYMGGLEAAHVVKGLKPKPVSKNDTPDFVLENIRDSFGFWLRRYAVGDVHDPPVDMAWPDDWALCLLSIGIAALCNPLRVLRQVWPHITIMGLFAGFVAWNGGVVLGDKSNHIATIHLPQMLYIWPFFAFFSAPLLIPRVLSTLADLITHARTPTPSHTTTKDPGRSSWRFTKPSITSKKSSTTKPPQRSGPTPASSSSSSSSFSPDTNSSGRGFRFILDLVLSRKLYYPFYLLATILLSAAIIHYNTIIHPFTLADNRHYMFYIFRYTILRSSLVRLALVAAYTLSRWLIWKRLEGNNPPLRDLAGETGLKITKNKLGWRDEFSASPFVTQDFYGPKTIKTDEQKNIKDKQKEVEEEEEEEEKEDWLIGGAYTTLSLSSTQPSPATSSPPTSTVLLWLLTTTLSLVTAPLVEPRYFILPWVFYRLLVPAMPVSSSLVSSSSSSSFASSTTESGNGDGNDAATAARQQQNGNGKRGLLWNIIRRTDAALALETVWFLAINIGTMYMFLFKPFYWKTASGEMLDGGRLQRFMW; from the exons ATGATGGATGCTCTACGTGTCCTCCTGGAGACCTCCACGTTCAACGAGGTGCTGAGAGGGCTGGCCATCTCAATTCTTCTGGCCAAGCTTACCCAATCTACAACAAGCAGCTCGAAATCCCAGGGTTCTACCTTCATCACAGCCAGCGGCTTTATTCTGATTTACTTTTTCGCCCGCTCGTGGCTGGCTCTCGTAAACCACTATGCCCCTGAGCCTTATCTG GACGAAGTCTTCCACATCCCCCAAGCCCAAACATACTGCGAGGGCCGCTACCATGAGTGGGACAACAAAATCACCACTCCCCCGGGACTGTACCTCCTCTCCGTAGGTTGGCACAAACTCGTGCGTCTGGTCGAGTGCACTCCATCTTCACTGCGCTCCAACAACCTCGTCGCCACCCTCCTCATAGCCCTCATTGCTCTGTCATGTCGACGAAGGATCGAGGCCCAGACTGCGGTTGGGATAGAAAAGAGTGCTGTTTCCTTTTACGCTTATCATACCGCCATCAACATTGCTCTGTTCCCCgtcattttcttcttctcggggCTCTACTACACAGACGTCGCGTCGACtctggtgatgttggtggcATATTGGAATCACTTGAACCGGGTGGCTTCTCATTCCGAGAAGCCGGGGTTTCTCAATGGTCTTTGGACTGTTGTCTTGGGCGTCGCCGCGCTCTTTATGAGGCAGACGAATGTTttctgggtggtggtgtacaTGGGCGGTCTGGAGGCTGCGCATGTGGTCAAGGGACTGAAGCCAAAGCCTGTTTCTAAGAATGACACTCCGGACTTCGTTTTAGAAAACATCCGAGATTCCTTCGGTTTTTGGTTGAGGAGGTATGCGGTGGGAGATGTGCATGATCCACCGGTTGATATGGCCTGGCCTGACG ATTGGGCGTTGTGTCTCTTGAGTATCGGCATTGCTGCTCTTTGCAACCCGCTCAGGGTGTTGAGACAGGTGTGGCCTCATATCACCATCATGGGCCTCTTTGCTGGGTTCGTGGCTTGGAATGGGGGTGTGGTACTTG GAGATAAGTCCAACCATATCGCCACGATCCATCTTCCCCAGATGCTCTACATCTGGCCTTTTTTTGCCTTCTTCTCTGCCCCTCTTCTCATCCCCCGCGTTCTTTCTACCCTAGCAGATCTCATCACTCACGCCAGAACTCCCACGCCTTCACACACAACTACCAAAGACCCAGGCCGCTCCTCATGGAGATTTACCAAACCATCAATCACATCCAAGAAATCCTCAACAACTAAACCACCCCAAAGATCAGGCCCAacccccgcctcctcctcctcctcctcctcctccttctcccctgaCACGAACTCATCAGGCCGAGGCTTCCGCTTCATCCTCGACTTGGTCCTCTCCCGCAAACTCTACTACCCGTTCTACCTCCTCgccaccatcctcctctccgccgccatcatccACTACAACACAATCATCCACCCCTTCACCCTCGCCGACAACAGGCACTACATGTTCTACATCTTCCGGTACACCATCCTCCGCTCCTCTTTGGTTCGCCTCGCCCTCGTAGCGGCCTACACTTTGTCGCGATGGCTCATCTGGAAACGGCTCGAGGGGAATAATCCTCCTTTGCGAGATCTTGCGGGCGAGACGGGCCTGAAAATTACGAAGAATAAGCTGGGGTGGAGGGATGAATTTTCTGCATCTCCTTTTGTTACTCAGGACTTTTACGGCCCCAAGACGATAAAAACTGACGAACAAAAGAACATAAAGGACAAGCAGaaggaagtagaagaagaagaagaagaagaagaaaaagaagattgGCTCATTGGCGGCGCCTACAcaaccctctccctctcctctacCCAACCTAGCCCCGCCACTTCCTCCCCGCCCACCTCCACCGTTCTTCTCTGGCTTTTGACCACCACCCTGTCTCTCGTCACTGCACCCCTGGTCGAGCCAAGATACTTTATCTTGCCGTGGGTGTTTTATCGGTTGTTGGTACCTGCTATGCCGGTGTCTTCGTCTCTTgtttcgtcttcttcttcttcttcctttgcATCTTCTACCACTGAGAGCGGCAACGGCGATGGAAATGATGCTGCCACTGCGGCGCGACAGCAACAAAACGGGAATGGAAAAAGAGGGCTCCTCTGGAATATCATCCGCAGAACCGACGCGGCGTTGGCCCTAGAGACGGTCTGGTTTCTAGCCATCAACATTGGGACCATGTACATGTTCCTCTTCAAGCCGTTTTACTGGAAGACTGCCAGTGGGGAGATGTTGGATGGCGGGCGGTTACAGAGGTTCATGTGgtga